A window of Papilio machaon chromosome W, ilPapMach1.1, whole genome shotgun sequence genomic DNA:
cgttatgtttatattttttttatatttgttcaattttgtcgcaaaaatgaatttataacataaaagttccaaaaaattattatatggcAACCTTAAAAAGTACCTGTTGAGGTGGCGACTCTCTTCCGAACATTGTTTAGTGATATTAAAACACCTTGATTCTTTTGTTCCGCTTCACAGAACTCTTTCACCTTCAATATCATTTGTCTAGCTGAACTTTTTACAACTTTTGGCATTGTAAACAATCTTTAAAATGCACTAAGCTAGTTTAAAACTCACAAAAATTTACCACAACAAACGAACTTGATAACATTGACGAACGACAACATGGCCGACCTGTCAAATTTAGTTCCAAAAATTACCGCCGGACTTCTTTCATGAAAAggactttacttttatttaaatctctttTCTGTACTGTAGATTGTATTTGTGATTCATATTctacattttctaataaagttGGTATTTCATGAGTGGATTGTGCAGCATCATTTCTTTCAGGGTCTTTGTTATTTGGGAtttctacaatattatttataactacattATTTGTACACTTTTCTTCATTTgtaatcacatttttttttattacttgttttttCTGCATTCGTAATCACGTTACTTGTATTACTTAGTTTTTCTACATTCGTAATCACGATATTTGTATTACTTGATATTTCAACATTTGcattaatagttttttctacatttgtaATCGCTGtatttgtttctgttttaaaatcattaataaattcatcTTGTGGTAACATAGGATTACTATCTGTTGTATCTAAACTAGATCTCTTATGTTCGTACTGTGCTGCCTCCAAATTAGAATCAGTGTTGTAAGAGATCATCCTTCACATAAAAACTATCCAAACATTGATTGCATGGATAATTTACATTGACTTTACTCATATTACGAAGAACAGTGACATGTGATTCAAGGTTATCTTTATTAACTGAAGTTTCTTTATAGAAATAAGAAACATAAACTTTAGTGGAACCAAAGAATCGTATGTAGTACAAATCTTTGATAGATCGCTTATAGCGATAAGGCCGCCCTTGCgatgtaaattagtatttagtaatttttctgtataatttgtattagcaataagagttaataaataaataaataaatggggGATTATCCGAATGTATCAATGCTTTGTGAAATGTTATGGCACAATTTGTTTCAAACTGATGTGTAAAAAGTTCGCATGTATATTTATTGGTTAATACAGTTTGATTGTCAACTTGTTCGCTATTTCTACATACAGCTATATGTTCGAAAAGTTGACGTTCATTTTACTGTAGTACATAACATATGTTGCAATGCAACTTAATATGCCTATCGAAGAATGTTTgtgttttgtacttttttagccgacttcaaaaagaaggaggttatcaatttgactgtttttttttttatgtgtgttaccgcgaaactccgcccctggtagttcgattttgatgaaaaatattttaatcgaaaggaagtgcttgcaggtgggtcccatttttttgttttttttttaaataactagaagactagtagattttgaatacagcttcaaaatttgttacgaaaattagggacatttttgctttcagcgcttacgtaggctaaactataggacctacataaaaatgatgtatggcgaattgtagctctttaaatgtgctaaataaaagtcagcgatagcatatatctatcttttatagttttctcacaataaccatttttttcttcagaaatatcaattaaattcatgccctatttccgacgctattattcgagttcagtattaacccttatgtaaataaacatgttcattatcaagagaatttaatgtagattatatttgcgattgaaactatatcattctgtctaatagtttaggagatatcgtaagaataaaattacgcggaaacgaaaaatgctacacgaaaagcacaaatttgctttctgggcttacgtaggtcaaactatatgacttacataaaaataagtatggagtaattatagatccttaaatttgctaaataaaagtcttcggtggcatatatctatcatctatggatgtctcacaaaaaccatgttattgtgaacaaacttcgattaaaatgcacagtaaaaacagcgtcgtaagcttacggcgctattatattatattcgatatgaatccttatccaaataaatatgtttgatggctagagtattaaatgcagattacattagcctttaaactatgtaattctgatcaatagtttgggagatattaaataattaaaaactacgcgcattcgaaaaatgctagtgcggcgagcggctggacaaaattaaaggcacgctacgatgtattagttcgttaattttcaatttgtataccgattttgataattatttcattgtttaaaggataagtggttatctgctgcattctaaattagtttttgaattgaagtacacacatattaaataggaaagtccttttctttgtcttatttatgtctttatatgcattaaggaaatttgtaattgaacttcaaattcactaaaaattgtaaaataaaacaaaaattttaagaaaaaaaaatagccgacttcaaaaaaaaaaacaatctcaaacaaaatgcactcaaaagtaacctaaaaaaccaatttcaaacaaaatgcactcaaaagtaacctaaaaaaaccaatttaaaactGTAAGGTATTTGTCGGGTATGCGCTTGCACTGAATAAATTAGTTCGTTACCTACCGCGTGGTTTTATTGACGTCTCACTGGCGACGAGGATGggattaatatatatattttttcttctgttgTTATAAGTTTGTGTGCAAAATGCCGATAGGTAAAATTGAAGCATTTTCGTTAAGTTCAAAACAGTGGACGGCATATATACGCCGCGttaatcaatatattttgctGAATGAAATACGCGACGAGTTGAAGGTGCCTACTTTAATAACGGTTGTTGGTGAAGAAACTTATGCTTTAATGTGCGATTTGTGTGCGCCGGCTTTCCCAGAAGACAAGACGTACGAGCAATTAGTACGGCTAGTGACAGAGCACTTGGAGCCGCAGCGCTCGGAGATCGCGGAGCGACACGTGTTCCGGCTGCGACGTCAACGGCCCGGCGAGTCGCTCACCGACTATTTACAAGCGCTGAAACATCTCGCGGCCACCTGCAATTTCGGCAAGTGCAACACATGCTCGACCATCGAGGAGAACTTACGCGACCAGTTCGTATCAGGTCTGGCTAGTGATGCGATGCGTGCAAGAATATTTGCTGAAAAGAAGATTCAGTACAAGGAGGCGGTGGAGCTCGCACTGGCACTCGAGGCAGCAGAACGGCATGCTGAGGTCAGTGGCAGCACAGGAGCTTCGGTGACGGACTCATCTCCAGCAGCGGCCGATGGGAGCTCGGCCGAGGGGCTGCATTACACGCGCCCGGGCAGCGGGGGACGCGGCGTGCGGGGCACGCAATCTCTGCGGTCGGCCCAGGCGGGGAGTACGGCGGGAGGCTCGGCGAACGACGCGCCGAGCGGAACGGCAACAGGACCGAGCGGAGCGGCAACGGGGCCGAGCGGAGCGGCAACGAGTGTCCGCGCGTGTTGGCGTTGCGGGAAAGCTCACGCGGCGGCTGGGTGCCGATTCAAAACATACACTTGTGATAAGTGCGGCCAGCGAGGCCATATTAAAGTGATGTGTAAAGTGCGGGGCAGTGTTGGCCTACAGAATTACGTGAGTGAGGAGTCGGACGACGGTCTATATGAGATCGACGAAGACGAGGGTTTGTACGAGGTAGCAGCGAAAGGTACCAAAccatactttattaatttattgatcgATAACAAGATTTTGAAATGTGAAATAGACACCGGTAGTCGTATCTCGGCGATCGCGGAAGAGTGCTACCGTAGCATGTTTtcgcataaaaaaattaataaagataatatttgtcTACGTTCGTACTCTGGTTCACGGATTGAGTCTCTCGGTTACATCGAGGTGAATGTTAAGTTAGGGAATAAGCATTGTGACTCATTGCatttgtatgttataaaagGCGGCGCACGGCCGTTATTAGGTCGAGAGTGGATGCaggctttaaatttaaaacaaataacactCAATGTAATCCGAGACGACGATTTTGTGAATCAGTTATGTAAAGAATTTCCGGAAGTATTTAGTGATAAGCTAGGCACATGCAAGCGGACCATTCGATTACAGCTCGTTGACAAGGAACCGGTTTATTTGCGCGCGCGGCCACTACCGCTTGCGCTGCGGGCGCGGGTTGAGCGGGAGCTCGCTCGTCTTGAGGCGGACGGCGCCATCTATCGCGTCGAATATTCAGACTACGGCACGCCCATTGTGCCGGTCGTTAAGAGTAACGGGGACATAAGAATTTGTGGGgattataaaatgacaattaaCCCCAAATTAAAAAGAGATTTTTATCCGTTACCTCGTATTGAGGAATTGTTTGCGAGTCTGAGGGGAGgtgaaaaatttacaaaaattgatttaaggCACGCTTATGAGCAGTGTCTTCTTTCCGAGGACTCGCAGCCATGCACCGCCATCACCACGCACATGGGGACTTTTGCGTATCGACGCACTCCGTATGGTCTGTCCTGTATACCTGAGaagtttcaaaaattaatgGAGGAGACATTACGCGGGGTGGCGGGGTGTGTTGTATTTTTAGATGACATATGTGTAACGGGGTCGAATCAAAGTGAACACATAAGAAATGTAAGAGCTGTACTCGAACGGTTACGCGACATGGGACTTACAGTGAAGTTTGACAAATGTAAATTCTTGCAGGacagtgtaaaatatttgggctttattattaacaaggATGGGCTGCGACCCGATCCGGAGAAATTGGAATCCATTTCCAGCGCACCCACACCGGAGAACGTCactcaattaaaaagtttcttagggttattaaattattatggaCGATTTATTTCGAATTTAAGTACAATTTTACATCCTTTGCATAATCTGCTAAAAAAGGGGGTCGGCTGGAAGTGGGATTCCGAATGTAAAAAAGCCTTCAACGAGGCGAAGCGATCACTTCTTAGCGAACGGGTACTGGCGCATTACGAGGAGGGGCGGGAACTTGTAATATCCGTGGACAGCAGTGCGTATGGGTTGGGCGCTGTGCTCGCGCACCGCTACGACGACGGCAGCGAGCGCCCCGTTAGCTGCGCCTCGCGCACGCTTAACGCGGCCGAGCGCAACTACAGCCAGCTCGATAAAGAGGCGTTAGCTATTTTATTTGGCATCACCAAACACCATCAGTACCTTTTCGGGAGACGGTTCACGTTGCGCACCGATCATCAGCCCCTAACATACATTTTTGGAGGCAAGGGTAGTATCCCCCAGACGGCCGCGAGTCGGCTGCAGCGTTGGGCGGCACGCTTGGCCGCATACGATTTTAAAGTCGAATTCGTTCGATCGGCGGACAACGGTCCGGCCGATGCATTGTCTCGCCTACCCTTGGCTAAGGAGGGTCGCTCCGTGGACTCGGTCGATTATTTAGACTTAGTAGAGGATTCGGTACCCGTTGGTTATAAGGACGTCGCTAGGGAGACCGAACGCGACGcgttattatgtaaaattaagcGTTATGTTATGTTCGGCTGGCCGACGGCCCCGAGTTGCGATGAGGAAAGACCTTATTTTGCTAGGAAACAGGATTTCGCAATTGAACACGGctgtttgatttataaatataggaTTGTAATTCCTACTGTCTTACAACAAAAAGTTTTGGAGGAAATTCATGATGGCCACCTTGGtatgaataaaatgaaatgcttGTCTAGAAGTTATGTGTACTGGGCCACCATGGATAGAGACATAGAGGAGACGTGCAGggcaaaatgcactcaaaagtaacataaaaaaacaattttaaacaaaatgcattcaaaagtaccataaaaaacaatctcaaacaaaatgcactaaaaagaaacaaaataatgacatgaaaacttctttctttctttcttctctctttcaaaaaccctctaaactctaaagaaagttctcttctttcttgtaacatgtctatattgtataattattgttattttggagtcggtttcggcctaagtagggacataaacgtaagtatgtctcatacatctcaaatataaaatgtataatattatatttataatacttcggccgacaccgactgcgaaataacaataattatacaatatagacatgttacaagaaagaagagaactttctttagagtttagggggtttttgaaagagagaagaaagaaagaaagaagttttcatgtcattattttgtttctttttagtgcattttgtttgagattgttttttatggtacttttgaatgcattttgtttaaaattgtttttttatgttacttttgagtgcattttgttttaaattggtttttttaggttacttttgagtgcattttgtttgaaattggtttttttaggttacttttgagtgcattttgtttgagattgtttttagAACAATGAGCACATTCGTAATTTCCGCTTACATGTTTAAATCTATAATGAATGTTGAAAGTGTAGGGTCTTACATacattaaatactaatttacattaataaatcacTTATCAATAATGTAGTTATCTATTTACAGTTcgttcattcatttatttacattatcatacacacatacacacaaacATCAATCTATACACACGCAACTCACATAACTAAATTAATCTCTTTAGTACTTACCTGTGTCGTATCGGGCGACCTGCAATGAGGTGCAGTGGACACGCGTCCACCGACGTCAGCGCCTATTGTATGCGAGGCAGCCATGTGCATACGCAGGCCGGCAAGCCGCCGCAACGCTTCCCCGCACCAGTCCGGTTTTTAAGGTCGCGCTAGACGCACGCCGCTTTACGCTCCCGACGCACtatatcgtcatttttacaggtagaagcttgaaatttatttttaaggctgctaaattgatatagataaatatgaaattaaatttttaagtttccCGGTGTTTTTAGTCGACttaccgacttcaaaaagaaggaggttatcaattcgactgtttttttatgtgtgttccgcgaaactccgctcctggtggtccgattttggtaaaaattattttaatcgaaaggaagtgcttgcagatgggtcccattttttcatttttttttaaataaggctaaactataggacctacataaaaatgatgtatggaagaattgtagctctttaagtGTGCTAAAGTAAAGTAATtagtattgtaaaaaatttacccccaagggtgctaaataacaataggggatgaaattttgattagcaatatgctcggtttaggtgaatgttttgtttaatatgttttgctgttatccttgccaatatttagtctagagcctgaggaaagacataggctacattttaacgcgaaaagagggttgtaaggggttgaaagtgggggtggaaaATGGTCCGCCGTAACGCGtcagagggcagtcaggttttagtgggtattccggtcgccttctgcggccggcgactcccacactccctatgccattgcacagcccggcgtaggggtgcgtaaatgcattttctGACTATAAAAAGCTAATttggatattttaaaactaactgCCACGCACCACTCTAGT
This region includes:
- the LOC106709418 gene encoding uncharacterized protein K02A2.6-like, whose amino-acid sequence is MPIGKIEAFSLSSKQWTAYIRRVNQYILLNEIRDELKVPTLITVVGEETYALMCDLCAPAFPEDKTYEQLVRLVTEHLEPQRSEIAERHVFRLRRQRPGESLTDYLQALKHLAATCNFGKCNTCSTIEENLRDQFVSGLASDAMRARIFAEKKIQYKEAVELALALEAAERHAEVSGSTGASVTDSSPAAADGSSAEGLHYTRPGSGGRGVRGTQSLRSAQAGSTAGGSANDAPSGTATGPSGAATGPSGAATSVRACWRCGKAHAAAGCRFKTYTCDKCGQRGHIKVMCKVRGSVGLQNYVSEESDDGLYEIDEDEGLYEVAAKGTKPYFINLLIDNKILKCEIDTGSRISAIAEECYRSMFSHKKINKDNICLRSYSGSRIESLGYIEVNVKLGNKHCDSLHLYVIKGGARPLLGREWMQALNLKQITLNVIRDDDFVNQLCKEFPEVFSDKLGTCKRTIRLQLVDKEPVYLRARPLPLALRARVERELARLEADGAIYRVEYSDYGTPIVPVVKSNGDIRICGDYKMTINPKLKRDFYPLPRIEELFASLRGGEKFTKIDLRHAYEQCLLSEDSQPCTAITTHMGTFAYRRTPYGLSCIPEKFQKLMEETLRGVAGCVVFLDDICVTGSNQSEHIRNVRAVLERLRDMGLTVKFDKCKFLQDSVKYLGFIINKDGLRPDPEKLESISSAPTPENVTQLKSFLGLLNYYGRFISNLSTILHPLHNLLKKGVGWKWDSECKKAFNEAKRSLLSERVLAHYEEGRELVISVDSSAYGLGAVLAHRYDDGSERPVSCASRTLNAAERNYSQLDKEALAILFGITKHHQYLFGRRFTLRTDHQPLTYIFGGKGSIPQTAASRLQRWAARLAAYDFKVEFVRSADNGPADALSRLPLAKEGRSVDSVDYLDLVEDSVPVGYKDVARETERDALLCKIKRYVMFGWPTAPSCDEERPYFARKQDFAIEHGCLIYKYRIVIPTVLQQKVLEEIHDGHLGMNKMKCLSRSYVYWATMDRDIEETCRAKCTQK